In Populus trichocarpa isolate Nisqually-1 chromosome 12, P.trichocarpa_v4.1, whole genome shotgun sequence, a genomic segment contains:
- the LOC7483432 gene encoding uncharacterized protein LOC7483432: protein MALVMESAGKWLEKTLVDLDLDLDRDIISGLVSYCELAQPLDAKEYLLNIIGQEASKGVIEEYLQRRGQSTLVSSAPAAQSSKLQPYIKPLTENYVVSGGKQQARTSKDIVSSDQGQAEPKTNTVSRHIGNRGPAEASESRQKGIQGKSRKKKAGKVVSLAEAAKGSFVFQQGKPCPCQARQHRLVSNCLSCGKIVCEQEGEGPCSFCGALVLKEGSTYAGLEESMAPTSDAEFAAEAYAKRLVEYDRNSAARTTVIDDQSDYYEIEGNSWLSNEEKQLLRKKQEETEEAELAKRSKVVVTFDLVGRKVLLNQDDVEELKSENRILRPLDEGGREVNRIKPNPSLRIQPVFLDPGPSRKPAKGKQSNKGGLSKGLCMEITGRVQHDRMN, encoded by the exons ATGGCATTGGTCATGGAATCGGCAGGGAAGTGGTTGGAGAAAACGCTGGtagatttggatttggatttggatagGGATATAATATCTGGGTTGGTCTCCTATTGCGAACTCGCTCAACCTCTCGACGCCAAAGAGTATCTCCTT AATATTATTGGCCAGGAAGCCAGCAAAGGTGTGATTGAGGAATATTTACAGCGTAGAGGTCAATCAACTCTTGTCAGTAGCGCACCAGCTGCTCAATCTTCAAAACTTCAGCCATACATCAAACCACTAACAGAAAACTATGTTGTCTCTGGAGGCAAGCAACAAGCTAGAACATCTAAAGATATAGTTTCCAGTGATCAGGGACAGGCAGAGCCAAAAACAAATACTGTTTCAAGACATATAGGAAATAGGGGTCCAGCTGAGGCCAGTGAGTCGAGGCAAAAAGGAATCCAAGGTAAGTCTAGGAAGAAGAAAGCTGGAAAAGTCGTTTCACTTGCAGAGGCTGCCAAAGGGTCATTTGTCTTCCAGCAGGGGAAGCCATGCCCATGTCAAGCCCGTCAGCATAGACTGGTGAGTAATTGCTTATCCTGTGGCAAGATTGTCTGCGAACAAGAAGGAGAGGGGCCTTGCAGTTTCTGCGGTGCCCTTGTGTTAAAGGAAGGAAGTACGTATGCTGGTCTTGAAGAAAGCATGGCTCCTACATCAGATGCTGAATTTGCAGCTGAGGCTTATGCTAAAAGGCTTGTGGAGTATGATCGAAATTCTGCAGCACGTACAACTGTTATTGACGACCAAAGTGATTACTATGAGATAGAAGGCAACAGCTGGCTATCAAATGAG GAGAAGCAACTCTTGAGGAAGAAACAAGAGGAAACAGAAGAAGCAGAACTGGCCAAGAGAAGTAAAGTGGTTGTGACTTTTGATTTGGTTGGACGCAAG GTCCTCTTGAATCAAGATGATGTTGAAGAACTCAAGTCTGAGAACAGAATACTTCGGCCGCTAGATGAAGGAGGCAGGGAAGTGAACCGAATTAAACCAAACCCAAGTCTTCGAATACAACCTGTTTTTTTGGATCCAGGACCTAGTAGAAAGCCTGCTAAGGGCAAGCAATCAAACAAGGGCGGCCTTTCCAAAGGTTTGTGCATGGAGATAACTGGTAGGGTGCAGCATGACAGAATGAAttga